In Lutra lutra chromosome 6, mLutLut1.2, whole genome shotgun sequence, the following are encoded in one genomic region:
- the TAGAP gene encoding T-cell activation Rho GTPase-activating protein, with protein MKLISSCNASKTLNVNNMETLIECQSENNIKEHPLLASCESEDNTCQLIEIKKRKKVLSWPFLMRRLSALSDFSGASEPELKTSLFDQPLSVICGEDDTLPRPIQDILTILCLKGPFTEGIFRKAANEKARKELKEELNSGGMVDLKSLPVHLLAVVFKDFLRSIPQKLLSCDLFEEWMDALERQNEEDKIEALKQVADKLHRPNFLLLKHLISVLYLISKNSEVSKMDASNLAICVGPNMLTRENDQHLSFEAQRDLNNKIKTLVEFLIDNCLEIFGENIPAHSSTASDDSLEHTDSSDASTLQNDSAYDSNDPDVESSGAISSPNRQPQVLLDIAADWDPRSPQLAWELSPEPIVSTVARLKNSLREPDRSYSEPNMSSSQESLESQKTQQKLTRSEDDFTMAQAGSCLEGEETEDPFPEEVFPAAEGKTQRPQDLKVKNSTQGLGLLWGLAPKAASSGSLDASSDSSPMASPSSPKRNFFTRHQSFTKTEKIKPNREIKKHSMSFSFASHKRVLTKTPSCVSVKSKGFTRDQVKKGFKKESQLAGRIIQENFSEIQGQTALDFSSRSYALSVEDVFQQVDQRSPGSPPSYEEAIRRQALDLLDYGGQTVGSMRARMLSQDTQLPPLLPLYHKGNSRDICSQEPLDRHRLSPGTESWKHSRTVHPSIETTGQVTVTGRPEPHHQRPMSESKQKTELDHLVWRCSQPAFQADQLQYAKESYI; from the exons ATGAAGTTGATAAGCAGCTGCAATGCT tcaAAAACACTAAATGTCAATAACATGGAGACATTGATCGAATGTCAGTCAGAG aacaatATCAAGGAACATCCTCTGTTGGCATCATGTGAGAGTGAAGATAATACTTGCCAGCTAATTG aaattaagaagagaaagaaggtgcTATCCTGGCCCTTTCTCATGAGAAGGCTTTCTGCTCTGTCAGATTTTTCTGGGGCTTCAGAACCGGAATTGAAAACATCACTGTTTGATCAGCCGTTGTCAGTCATCTGTGGGGAGGACGACACACTCCCCAGACCCATTCAG GATATTCTCACTATTCTGTGCCTTAAAGGACCTTTCACGGAAGGGATCTTCAGGAAAGCAGCCAATGAGAAAGCCCGAAAAGAGCTAAAGGAGGAGCTCAACTCTGGAGGCATGGTGGATCTGAAAAGTCTCCCTGTGCATCTCCTGGCGGTGGTCTTTAAG GACTTCCTCAGAAGTATCCCACAGAAGCTACTTTCATGTGACCTGTTTGAAGAGTGGATGGACGCACTGGAGAGGCAGAATGAGGAGGACAAAATTGAGGCCCTCAAACA GGTTGCAGATAAGCTCCACAGGCCCAACTTCCTGCTGCTCAAGCACCTGATCTCCGTGCTCTACCTGATCAGCAAGAACTCCGAGGTCAGTAAGATGGACGCCAGCAATCTGGCCATCTGCGTCGGACCCAACATGCTGACCCGAGAGAATGACCAACACCTGTCTTTCGAAGCCCAGAGAGACTTGAACAATAAG ATTAAGACATTGGTGGAATTCCTCATCGATAATTGCTTGGAAATATTTGGGGAGAACATTCCGGCACATTCCAGTACTGCTTCTGATGACTCCTTGGAACACACTGACAGTTCAG ATGCGTCAACGCTGCAGAATGACTCAGCCTATGACAGCAATGATCCTGATGTGGAATCCAGCGGTGCCATCAGCTCCCCAAACAGGCAGCCCCAGGTGCTCTTGGACATAGCTGCCGACTGGGATCCCAGAAGCCCACAGCTCGCTTGGGAGTTGAGCCCGGAGCCCATTGTCAGCACTGTAGCCAGGCTGAAAAACTCCCTCAGGGAACCAGACAGAAGCTACTCAGAGCCCAACATGTCATCCTCCCAGGAGAGCCTCGAGAGCCAGAAAACTCAACAAAAACTAACACGAAGTGAGGACGACTTCACCATGGCCCAGGCAGGGTCTTGTTTGgaaggtgaggaaactgaagaccCATTTCCAGAGGAGGTGTTTCCTGCAGCTGAAGGCAAAACCCAGAGGCCACAGGACCTGAAGGTGAAGAACTCGACTCAAGGTTTGGGGTTACTGTGGGGACTGGCACCCAAAGCTGCCTCCAGTGGCTCTCTGGATGCTTCCTCCGACAGCTCCCCCATGGCTTCTCCTTCCAGTCCCAAAAGAAATTTCTTCACCAGACATCAGTCTTtcacaaagacagagaaaattaaGCCcaacagagagattaaaaaacattCCATGTCATTCTCCTTTGCCTCTCACAAAAGAGTGCTGACCAAAACTCCCAGCTGTGTGTCTGTGAAATCCAAAGGCTTTACAAGAGACCAAGTaaagaaaggctttaaaaaagaaagccagctTGCTGGGCGAATCATCCAGGAGAACTTTTCTGAAATTCAGGGCCAAACAGCTCTAGACTTTAGCTCCAGATCCTATGCCCTCTCAGTAGAGGATGTGTTCCAGCAAGTGGACCAGAGAAGCCCTGGGAGTCCGCCATCTTATGAAGAGGCCATTCGGCGCCAGGCATTGGACCTCTTGGACTACGGGGGCCAAACAGTTGGCAGCATGAGGGCTAGAATGCTCAGCCAGGACACTCAACTGCCACCTCTCCTACCTTTGTATCACAAAGGGAACTCAAGAGATATATGCAGTCAAGAGCCACTTGACAGGCACAGACTATCTCCCGGGACTGAGAGTTGGAAGCACAGCAGGACTGTCCACCCTTCTATCGAAACGACAGGACAAGTGACTGTCACAGGGAGACCGGAGCCGCACCATCAGAGACCTATGTCTGAGTCAAAACAGAAGACTGAGCTGGACCACCTAGTATGGCGATGTAGTCAGCCGGCCTTTCAGGCTGATCAGCTCCAGTATGCTAAAGAATCCTACATTTAG